One genomic window of [Limnothrix rosea] IAM M-220 includes the following:
- a CDS encoding vWA domain-containing protein, with protein MGYFFGQSVFGKKVGDRPFSLMLALMLVGGQIFAGCSRGPQVETGVPAPEGDVAVMESAQAPMPTAAAPDAELAPPLEPSQERDLSQEDYNLIEDNPFFLAQTEPLSTFAIDVDTAAYSNVRRFLNDGMLPPPDAVRIEELINYFSYDYAEPTGDRPFAINTEVATAPWQPAHRLVRIGLQGEKIDSEALPPNNLVFLFDVSGSMNDPDKLPLLKSGFRLLINELRPEDRISIVVYAGAAGLVLPPTSGAEKDTILAALEKLEAGGSTAGGEGIELAYEQAAENFIKDGNNRVILATDGDFNVGMSNDAALVRLIEEKREQDIFLTVLGFGSGNLKDAKMEQLANNGNGNYAYIDSILEAKKVLVTEMGGTLLTLAKDVKIQVEFNPNVVQAYRLIGYENRLLAAQDFNDDTKDAGELGAGHQVTALYEVVPVGVDSPIALPEVDALKYQETAATTSDFSGELMQLKLRYKQPTGDESQLITTAIANQTQSWQETSDNFKFAAAVAEFGMLLRESEYRGESNFDQVIELAQSAKGSDLEGYRSEFIQLARTAQALKF; from the coding sequence GTGGGTTATTTTTTCGGGCAAAGCGTTTTTGGGAAAAAGGTGGGCGATCGCCCCTTTTCATTAATGTTGGCGTTGATGTTGGTGGGGGGGCAAATCTTTGCCGGTTGTTCTAGGGGGCCTCAAGTAGAAACTGGCGTTCCTGCCCCAGAAGGCGATGTCGCCGTAATGGAATCAGCCCAAGCACCCATGCCAACCGCTGCTGCACCCGATGCAGAGTTAGCGCCGCCTCTCGAACCTTCCCAAGAAAGAGATTTGAGTCAAGAAGATTACAACCTCATCGAAGACAATCCATTCTTCCTTGCCCAAACTGAACCACTGTCCACCTTTGCCATTGATGTCGATACTGCCGCCTATAGTAATGTGCGCCGTTTCCTGAATGATGGTATGTTGCCGCCGCCCGACGCGGTGCGCATCGAAGAATTGATTAATTATTTCAGCTATGACTACGCCGAACCGACTGGCGATCGCCCCTTTGCCATTAATACCGAAGTCGCAACAGCACCATGGCAACCGGCACACCGTTTGGTGCGTATTGGATTACAAGGCGAAAAAATTGACAGCGAAGCCTTACCGCCAAATAATTTAGTCTTTTTGTTCGACGTGTCCGGCTCGATGAATGACCCGGACAAATTGCCGCTCTTAAAATCGGGTTTTCGCTTACTCATTAACGAATTGCGCCCAGAAGATCGCATCTCCATCGTGGTCTACGCCGGAGCCGCCGGATTGGTTTTACCACCAACCTCTGGTGCTGAGAAAGACACGATTTTAGCAGCCCTCGAAAAATTAGAAGCAGGCGGTTCGACAGCAGGGGGCGAAGGAATTGAGTTGGCTTACGAGCAAGCGGCGGAGAATTTTATCAAAGACGGTAATAACCGCGTCATTTTGGCAACAGACGGTGACTTTAATGTTGGTATGTCCAATGATGCAGCGTTAGTTCGATTAATCGAAGAGAAGCGAGAACAGGATATTTTTCTCACGGTTTTGGGCTTTGGGTCGGGTAATCTCAAGGACGCAAAAATGGAACAACTCGCCAACAATGGCAACGGTAACTATGCCTATATCGACAGCATTCTCGAAGCGAAAAAAGTCCTTGTAACCGAGATGGGCGGCACGTTGCTGACCCTCGCGAAAGACGTAAAAATTCAGGTGGAATTTAACCCCAATGTGGTGCAGGCGTATCGATTGATTGGCTACGAAAATCGCTTATTAGCCGCCCAAGATTTTAATGATGATACAAAAGATGCTGGCGAACTCGGTGCTGGTCATCAGGTGACAGCGCTCTATGAGGTTGTGCCTGTCGGTGTAGATTCGCCGATCGCCTTACCGGAAGTAGACGCTCTGAAATATCAAGAAACTGCTGCAACAACTTCTGATTTTAGTGGTGAATTAATGCAACTAAAATTGCGCTACAAACAACCCACGGGCGATGAGTCGCAGCTAATTACGACGGCGATCGCCAACCAGACCCAATCATGGCAAGAAACATCTGATAATTTCAAATTTGCAGCGGCAGTGGCCGAATTTGGCATGTTATTGCGGGAGTCGGAATATCGTGGCGAGAGTAATTTTGATCAAGTAATCGAGCTGGCTCAGTCTGCAAAAGGCT